A region from the Flavobacteriales bacterium genome encodes:
- a CDS encoding T9SS type A sorting domain-containing protein, which produces VDLEGQHRTMVDMNTMPKGVYFLEITTLNGSINQKIVLQ; this is translated from the coding sequence GTAGACTTAGAAGGCCAACACCGTACAATGGTAGATATGAATACTATGCCAAAAGGCGTGTACTTCTTAGAAATCACTACACTAAACGGAAGTATCAATCAAAAAATAGTGCTTCAATAA